A single Sphingomonas kaistensis DNA region contains:
- a CDS encoding SgcJ/EcaC family oxidoreductase — protein MSQDPVQVVMQMIKAWDDRDGDKIADLFTEDGVLHSMMIDPIKGRENIRPRMKFLVDNASYMKIEPRNIAVKGNTVFLERTDNFTFKGHSGKVPVVGVLEIRDGKVAEWREYYDRKELLEAMGVGEDF, from the coding sequence ATGAGCCAGGATCCCGTCCAAGTCGTGATGCAGATGATCAAGGCGTGGGACGACCGCGACGGTGACAAGATCGCCGACCTGTTCACCGAGGACGGCGTACTCCATTCGATGATGATCGACCCGATCAAGGGTCGCGAGAACATCCGCCCGCGGATGAAATTCCTGGTCGACAATGCAAGCTACATGAAGATCGAACCGCGCAACATTGCGGTCAAGGGCAACACGGTCTTCCTCGAACGGACCGACAATTTCACCTTCAAGGGTCACAGCGGCAAGGTGCCGGTGGTCGGCGTGCTCGAAATTCGCGACGGCAAGGTCGCCGAGTGGCGCGAATATTACGACCGCAAGGAATTGCTGGAGGCGATGGGGGTCGGCGAGGACTTCTAG
- a CDS encoding SDR family oxidoreductase, whose amino-acid sequence MKIEGCVALVTGGNRGIGRGFVQELLEAGAAKVYVAARQLADAEEAAKADPRLVPIQLDVTKPEEIASAAQTATDLTLLINNAGAFNNVTLLNAEDDRAMRQEIETNYLGPVAMIRAFAPIMEKNGGGAVVNVLSAGGIVAVPNMGGYSPSKFAMRAASDCLRAELAPMNITVHALIVGSVDTRMASHVTWQEKSSPRAIGKAGLTAVTHNIDEHDTDPHAVSVRAFLARDPHTLKTSMAASIGRGRK is encoded by the coding sequence ATGAAGATCGAAGGGTGCGTCGCGCTGGTGACAGGCGGCAATCGCGGTATCGGCAGGGGATTCGTCCAGGAATTGCTCGAAGCCGGCGCAGCGAAGGTCTATGTCGCCGCGCGGCAGCTGGCCGATGCCGAGGAAGCGGCCAAGGCCGATCCGCGACTGGTGCCAATCCAGCTCGACGTCACCAAGCCGGAGGAGATCGCAAGCGCGGCGCAGACCGCGACCGACCTCACCTTGCTGATCAACAATGCCGGCGCGTTCAACAACGTCACCCTGCTCAACGCCGAAGACGATCGCGCGATGCGGCAGGAGATCGAGACCAATTACCTCGGCCCCGTCGCGATGATCCGCGCCTTTGCGCCCATCATGGAAAAGAACGGCGGCGGCGCGGTGGTGAATGTGCTGTCGGCGGGCGGGATCGTCGCGGTGCCCAACATGGGCGGCTACAGCCCGTCCAAGTTCGCGATGCGCGCGGCGAGCGACTGTCTGCGTGCCGAGCTCGCGCCGATGAACATTACCGTCCACGCGCTGATCGTCGGCTCGGTCGACACCCGCATGGCGAGCCACGTCACCTGGCAGGAGAAATCTTCGCCGCGCGCGATCGGCAAGGCCGGCCTCACCGCCGTCACGCACAATATCGACGAGCATGACACCGACCCTCATGCGGTGTCGGTCCGCGCGTTCCTGGCCCGCGATCCGCATACGCTCAAGACATCGATGGCCGCCTCGATCGGCCGCGGGAGGAAGTGA
- a CDS encoding class I adenylate-forming enzyme family protein yields MFLTPPERIRAFEDKGWWTGDNVVAALHSAVGQGGDPIALVDPLNREALDGRAPERLSWNEVADRVERLAAALLARGLRKDEIVLAQLPNTVDAVLLFLACARLGLIVSPVVMQYRVHELAFISAQTKPRLFVTVPSFAGFDHAAQGRELGLDVALFGDGYGDLRAEMDEADPATVEAYVAANPTVGGEVLTICWTSGTESRPKGVPRDHNHWILNAHVVAQGTGMVPGDTLLNPFPLVNIGSIGGLVMPWLTLPARLVLHHPFDLGIFLQQIEAEKVTYTIAPPAVLTALLKQPALMEKFDLTSLRAIGSGSAPLSPWLIEGWQALGIEICNIFGSNEGASLYSSAVDVPDTTDRSRYFPRFGVEGHGWSGLNHEALRTRLVDLDSGEEIDEPGRPGELRLKGATLFGGYWQAPELTAAAFDQDGWFRTGDQFEIAGEGSLERFYRFVGRSKEIIVRGGVNISPAELDDLLAGLPGSREAATVGIPDADLGERVAVGIVPADGAELSIADVSAFLKERGVAVFKLPERLVTLDRLPRNAMNKVVRSELREAVLAQL; encoded by the coding sequence ATGTTTCTCACTCCCCCAGAGCGTATCCGAGCCTTTGAGGACAAGGGCTGGTGGACCGGAGACAATGTCGTCGCTGCCTTGCATTCGGCGGTCGGGCAGGGGGGTGACCCGATTGCGCTGGTCGATCCCCTCAATCGTGAGGCGCTGGACGGACGGGCGCCGGAGCGGCTGAGTTGGAACGAGGTCGCCGACCGTGTCGAGCGGCTTGCAGCGGCATTGCTTGCGCGAGGCTTGCGGAAGGACGAAATCGTTCTGGCGCAATTGCCCAACACGGTCGATGCGGTGCTCTTGTTTCTCGCCTGCGCGCGGCTGGGGCTGATCGTGTCGCCCGTGGTGATGCAATATCGTGTGCACGAGCTTGCGTTCATTTCGGCCCAGACGAAACCGCGTTTGTTCGTGACTGTGCCCAGCTTCGCCGGTTTCGATCATGCCGCACAGGGGCGGGAATTGGGGCTCGACGTCGCGTTGTTCGGCGATGGCTATGGCGACCTCCGCGCGGAAATGGACGAGGCCGACCCGGCGACGGTGGAGGCCTATGTCGCCGCAAATCCGACCGTCGGCGGCGAGGTGCTGACCATCTGCTGGACGTCGGGGACGGAATCGCGGCCCAAGGGCGTCCCGCGCGATCACAATCACTGGATCCTGAACGCGCATGTGGTGGCGCAGGGGACCGGGATGGTGCCTGGCGACACGTTGCTCAATCCTTTTCCATTGGTGAACATCGGGTCGATCGGCGGGCTGGTCATGCCGTGGCTGACGCTGCCCGCGCGGCTGGTGCTGCACCATCCCTTCGACCTCGGCATCTTCCTTCAGCAGATCGAGGCGGAGAAGGTCACCTACACCATCGCTCCGCCGGCCGTGCTGACTGCGTTGCTCAAGCAGCCGGCGCTGATGGAAAAGTTCGACCTCACGTCGCTGCGCGCGATCGGTTCGGGCTCTGCGCCGCTGTCGCCGTGGTTGATCGAGGGCTGGCAGGCGCTTGGCATCGAGATCTGCAACATCTTCGGGTCGAACGAAGGGGCCTCGCTTTATTCGAGCGCGGTCGACGTGCCCGATACCACCGACCGCTCGCGCTACTTTCCGCGTTTCGGGGTCGAGGGGCACGGCTGGAGCGGGCTCAACCACGAGGCGCTGCGGACCCGCTTGGTCGACCTCGACTCCGGCGAGGAAATCGACGAGCCGGGGCGGCCCGGCGAGTTGCGGCTGAAAGGCGCGACATTGTTCGGCGGCTATTGGCAGGCGCCCGAACTGACCGCCGCCGCCTTCGACCAGGACGGCTGGTTCCGCACCGGCGACCAGTTCGAGATTGCGGGGGAGGGCAGTCTCGAGCGCTTCTACCGCTTCGTCGGGCGGTCCAAGGAGATCATCGTGCGCGGCGGGGTCAACATCTCGCCGGCCGAGCTCGACGACCTGCTCGCTGGTTTGCCGGGTAGTCGCGAAGCGGCGACGGTAGGTATTCCCGACGCGGATCTCGGCGAGCGGGTCGCGGTGGGGATCGTTCCGGCAGACGGAGCCGAGCTGTCGATCGCCGACGTCAGCGCGTTCCTCAAGGAGCGCGGGGTGGCGGTGTTCAAATTGCCCGAGCGGCTGGTGACACTCGACCGCCTGCCGCGCAACGCGATGAACAAGGTGGTCCGCTCCGAGCTGCGCGAGGCGGTGCTCGCGCAGCTTTAA
- a CDS encoding carotenoid oxygenase family protein, with protein sequence MKVEKLPPVVSSLQPSNHPYLNGAWTPLHEEVNATDLEVIEGTIPTDIDGIYLRNTENQLHQPLGRHHPFDGDGMIHQISFANGTATYRNRFIRTRCFEAEQIAGGSLWGGLMDGNAVSKRPGFGAHGGLKDSASTDVIVHAGKAIATFYQCGEGYILDPETLDQSGVASWVPLDGVSAHPKVDEETGELLFFNYSKSAPYMHYGVVDATGKLTHYTPVPLPGPRLPHDMIFSKNWSILNDLPVFWDQELIETRGLHAVRLHEGIPARFALIPRHGSADQIRWFEAAPTYVLHFLNAYEEGDEVIVDGYFQENPTPKPQPDAGAHGHLMSYLDGHALSTKLHRWRFNLADGTTHEERLDDRTVEFGMINQKYAGKKYRYAYSTVAKPGWFLFEGFVKHDLETGEAIEIKLEPGRYASEAPFAPRIGAVDEDDGYLVSFIIDENRGTSECILIDAKRFADGPVCRIALPHKMSSGTHAHWVDRTSLRKARADEIARLQTAG encoded by the coding sequence ATGAAAGTCGAAAAGCTCCCGCCCGTCGTCTCCTCGCTGCAGCCGAGCAATCACCCCTACCTCAACGGGGCCTGGACCCCGCTGCACGAGGAAGTGAACGCCACCGATCTTGAGGTGATCGAAGGCACCATCCCGACCGACATCGATGGCATCTATCTCCGCAACACCGAGAACCAGCTTCACCAGCCGCTTGGCCGCCACCATCCGTTCGACGGCGATGGCATGATCCACCAGATCAGCTTCGCGAACGGGACCGCCACCTACCGCAACCGCTTCATCCGCACCCGCTGCTTCGAAGCCGAACAAATCGCCGGCGGGTCGTTGTGGGGCGGGCTGATGGACGGCAATGCGGTGTCCAAGCGGCCGGGCTTCGGCGCCCACGGTGGGCTGAAGGACAGCGCATCGACCGACGTCATCGTTCACGCCGGAAAGGCGATCGCCACCTTCTACCAATGCGGCGAAGGCTACATCCTCGACCCCGAAACGCTCGACCAGTCGGGCGTCGCGTCTTGGGTCCCGCTGGACGGCGTCTCGGCCCATCCCAAGGTCGACGAGGAAACCGGCGAACTCCTCTTCTTCAATTACTCCAAATCCGCGCCCTACATGCATTACGGCGTGGTCGACGCGACCGGCAAACTCACGCACTACACGCCGGTGCCGCTGCCCGGCCCGCGCCTGCCGCACGACATGATCTTTTCGAAGAACTGGTCGATCCTCAACGACCTGCCGGTGTTCTGGGACCAGGAACTGATCGAGACCAGGGGGCTCCACGCAGTTCGCCTGCACGAAGGCATTCCCGCCCGCTTCGCCCTCATTCCGCGCCACGGCAGCGCCGACCAGATCCGCTGGTTCGAAGCCGCGCCGACTTACGTCCTCCATTTCCTCAACGCCTATGAAGAAGGCGACGAGGTGATCGTCGATGGCTACTTCCAGGAAAACCCGACGCCCAAGCCGCAGCCCGACGCGGGCGCGCACGGCCACCTGATGAGCTATCTCGACGGCCATGCGCTCAGCACCAAACTGCACCGCTGGCGCTTCAATCTCGCCGACGGCACCACCCACGAGGAACGGCTCGACGATCGCACGGTCGAATTCGGCATGATCAACCAGAAGTATGCCGGCAAGAAATACCGCTACGCCTATTCGACCGTCGCCAAGCCCGGCTGGTTCCTGTTCGAAGGCTTCGTCAAGCACGACCTCGAAACGGGCGAAGCGATCGAAATCAAGCTCGAACCCGGCCGCTACGCCTCGGAAGCGCCCTTCGCCCCGCGCATCGGCGCGGTGGACGAGGACGACGGCTATCTCGTCAGCTTCATCATCGACGAAAACCGCGGCACCAGCGAGTGCATCCTGATCGACGCCAAGCGCTTCGCCGACGGCCCGGTCTGCCGCATCGCGCTGCCGCACAAGATGTCGAGCGGGACCCACGCCCACTGGGTCGATCGAACAAGCCTGCGCAAGGCTCGCGCTGACGAGATCGCCCGGCTCCAGACCGCCGGCTGA
- a CDS encoding PaaI family thioesterase — MDDLPEPAPWPSRFVSDGEWAGWTQFTADPFEEHAGPFFYRRENDGSIRCAMRVEYKHLNGGHFVHGGALMTFADYCLFALALDALSGGPAVTATFNSEFIASVGAGALIECTGEVLRSTRHLIFVRGILHSGAEPIFAFSGTLKRIRLTAADRP, encoded by the coding sequence ATGGATGATTTGCCGGAACCCGCGCCGTGGCCCAGCCGCTTTGTCAGCGACGGGGAATGGGCGGGCTGGACGCAGTTCACCGCCGATCCGTTCGAAGAACATGCCGGTCCGTTCTTCTACCGCCGCGAGAACGATGGCTCCATCCGCTGCGCGATGCGGGTCGAGTACAAGCATTTGAACGGCGGCCATTTCGTCCACGGCGGCGCGCTGATGACCTTTGCCGACTATTGCCTATTCGCACTCGCGCTCGATGCCCTCTCCGGCGGGCCGGCCGTGACCGCGACCTTCAATAGCGAATTCATCGCGTCGGTCGGGGCGGGGGCGCTGATCGAATGCACCGGCGAAGTCCTTCGCAGCACCCGACACCTGATCTTCGTGCGCGGGATCTTGCACAGCGGGGCTGAGCCGATCTTCGCGTTTTCGGGGACGCTCAAGCGAATTCGCCTGACCGCCGCCGATCGGCCCTGA
- a CDS encoding TonB-dependent receptor codes for MRTVYATSLMALAVALSQPAAAQTAGTAAQPAGDPVEETQTAAPPAPVAAEEPTGPQVSDIIVTAQRRSTRLQDTSAAISAFGGADLEESRVLSFEDLAGQATSLSFTALSPLDQEFNVRGITNTRLDSPTADQSIGIFVDDVYVGRSGLFNFDLYDIDRVEVIRGPQGVLLGRNVVGGAVSIYSAAPKSVFGGSMTAGYGNYNEKLVKGHLTGPLSEGLNGRFAFQVRQRDGFNQDIAHDVDLDNVDSIQMRGQVEYRPAGSTFAARLIADYTRDKANGFHSVVVDGPAPGAGPWSTARARVAAIRGGLSVRESLPDWNTYKGDAYPSPQALSRKAWGLTLNLQQEFEGFATLTSITGYRQGNGFNRYDQTGIGPSNAYGISIPLLFRSPVRELERIKQLSQEIRLVSPKVTDRGFDWIAGVYAQRDRIRKNDTISFEILTPPLPTLNGESAWDNRGRNESYAVFGQLGYRFSPQLRVVGGLRYSHDKKSGRVTGLAVETGDKFNPNDIIPASPLSSTYREGGGYTTDYSDTWSQLTPQATVEFKANRNVLLYATFSTGYKGGGFEDDPANDVAARTSYDPEKVESYEVGAKLDLFNRRARLNIAAFSMRYKNLQVTQTSQVCLCNITDNAADAKIKGIEAEATVALFRGLSLNGGLTLLDTKYIKFTDSVGNVNDGKFLQRTPRYQFNVGANYTTDLGTWQNGFTANINYNRQGKLSWNPEGSANEPGYGLLDARVSVSPNPDLTFSVWGRNLTDKLYRVNAIAFFGDEASRLGAPRTYGAEIAVKF; via the coding sequence ATGCGAACCGTTTATGCAACCTCGCTGATGGCATTGGCCGTCGCGCTCAGCCAACCTGCCGCGGCACAAACCGCCGGCACTGCCGCACAGCCTGCGGGCGATCCGGTCGAAGAAACGCAAACCGCCGCACCACCAGCGCCGGTGGCCGCGGAAGAACCGACCGGGCCGCAGGTTTCCGACATCATCGTCACTGCCCAGCGTCGCAGCACGCGGCTTCAGGACACGTCGGCCGCGATCAGCGCCTTTGGCGGTGCCGACCTTGAAGAAAGCCGGGTGCTGAGCTTCGAGGATCTGGCCGGCCAGGCGACATCCCTGTCGTTCACCGCGCTGTCGCCGCTCGACCAGGAGTTCAACGTCCGCGGGATCACCAACACGCGCCTCGATTCGCCGACCGCCGACCAGTCGATCGGAATCTTCGTCGACGACGTCTATGTCGGTCGCTCGGGCCTCTTCAATTTCGACCTTTACGACATCGATCGTGTCGAGGTGATCCGTGGGCCGCAGGGCGTGCTGCTCGGCCGCAACGTGGTCGGCGGCGCGGTCAGCATCTACAGCGCGGCGCCCAAGTCGGTCTTCGGCGGAAGCATGACCGCCGGCTACGGCAACTACAATGAGAAGCTGGTCAAGGGCCACCTGACCGGCCCACTCAGCGAGGGCCTCAACGGCCGTTTCGCCTTTCAGGTGCGCCAGCGCGACGGCTTCAATCAGGACATCGCGCACGACGTCGATCTCGACAATGTCGACAGCATTCAGATGCGCGGCCAGGTCGAATATCGCCCCGCCGGCAGCACCTTCGCGGCGCGCCTGATCGCCGACTACACCCGCGACAAGGCAAATGGCTTCCACTCGGTGGTGGTCGACGGTCCCGCCCCGGGCGCCGGCCCGTGGAGCACGGCCCGCGCCCGCGTCGCCGCCATTCGCGGCGGCCTGTCGGTCCGCGAAAGCCTGCCCGACTGGAACACCTACAAAGGCGATGCCTATCCCAGCCCGCAAGCCTTGAGCCGCAAGGCGTGGGGCCTGACGCTCAACCTGCAACAGGAGTTCGAGGGCTTTGCCACGCTGACCTCGATCACCGGCTATCGCCAGGGCAACGGCTTCAACCGCTACGACCAGACCGGCATCGGACCGAGCAATGCCTACGGCATTTCCATTCCCCTGCTGTTCCGTTCCCCGGTTCGGGAGCTGGAGCGGATCAAGCAGTTGAGCCAGGAAATCCGCCTGGTCTCGCCCAAGGTCACCGATCGAGGCTTCGACTGGATCGCCGGCGTCTACGCTCAACGCGACCGGATCCGTAAGAACGATACCATCAGCTTCGAAATCCTGACCCCACCGCTCCCGACGCTCAACGGCGAATCCGCGTGGGACAACCGCGGCCGCAACGAATCCTATGCGGTGTTCGGCCAGCTCGGCTATCGCTTCAGCCCGCAGCTCCGCGTCGTCGGCGGGCTTCGCTATTCGCACGACAAGAAGAGCGGCCGGGTCACGGGCCTGGCGGTCGAAACGGGTGACAAGTTCAACCCGAACGACATCATTCCCGCTTCGCCTTTGTCGTCCACCTATCGCGAGGGCGGCGGTTACACGACCGACTATTCGGACACGTGGAGCCAGCTGACCCCGCAAGCCACGGTCGAATTCAAGGCAAACCGCAACGTCCTGCTCTACGCAACCTTCTCGACCGGCTACAAAGGCGGCGGCTTCGAGGACGATCCCGCCAACGATGTCGCGGCGCGCACCAGCTACGATCCCGAAAAGGTCGAAAGCTACGAAGTCGGCGCCAAGCTCGACCTGTTCAATCGCCGCGCGCGGCTGAACATCGCCGCCTTCTCGATGCGCTACAAGAATCTGCAGGTCACCCAGACCTCGCAGGTCTGCCTGTGCAACATCACCGACAATGCCGCTGACGCGAAGATCAAGGGGATCGAAGCGGAAGCCACCGTTGCCCTGTTCCGTGGGCTGAGCCTCAACGGCGGCCTGACCTTGCTCGACACCAAATACATCAAGTTTACCGACTCGGTCGGCAACGTGAACGACGGCAAGTTCCTGCAGCGTACCCCGCGTTACCAGTTCAACGTCGGCGCCAATTACACGACCGACCTCGGCACTTGGCAGAACGGCTTCACGGCCAACATCAATTACAACCGCCAGGGCAAATTGAGCTGGAACCCCGAAGGCAGCGCCAACGAGCCCGGCTACGGCCTGCTCGACGCGCGCGTATCGGTCAGCCCCAATCCCGACCTCACCTTCTCGGTCTGGGGCCGCAATCTGACGGACAAGCTCTACCGCGTGAACGCCATTGCCTTCTTCGGCGACGAAGCTTCGCGCCTGGGTGCTCCGCGCACCTACGGAGCGGAGATCGCCGTCAAATTCTGA
- a CDS encoding nuclear transport factor 2 family protein, whose translation MAHINTVETMLARQDIHDVMMRYARGIDRGDEELLLSCYWDDAIEVHGPAYEGPAVPYLKGAAQRMKANGTTMQHFVGNVHIDFAGDDTAWVESYILTFARFPKDGEPCDTLTGARSFDKFERRNGEWRIAHRRAIFDWNRDQPSSEGWCMGLFDTAHKNMTMGAKAPDDLSYTRD comes from the coding sequence ATGGCGCATATCAACACCGTCGAGACCATGCTGGCGCGGCAGGACATTCACGACGTGATGATGCGCTATGCGCGCGGCATCGACCGCGGCGACGAGGAGCTGCTGCTGAGCTGCTATTGGGACGATGCGATCGAGGTGCACGGACCCGCGTATGAAGGTCCGGCCGTGCCCTATCTCAAAGGCGCGGCGCAGCGGATGAAAGCCAATGGCACGACGATGCAGCATTTCGTCGGCAACGTGCACATCGACTTTGCCGGCGACGACACCGCCTGGGTCGAAAGCTACATCCTGACCTTTGCCCGCTTTCCCAAGGATGGCGAACCGTGCGACACGCTGACCGGCGCGCGCAGCTTCGACAAGTTCGAGCGGCGGAACGGCGAATGGCGGATCGCGCACCGCCGCGCGATCTTCGACTGGAACCGCGACCAGCCCTCGTCCGAAGGCTGGTGCATGGGGCTGTTCGATACGGCGCACAAAAACATGACCATGGGGGCCAAGGCGCCCGATGATCTCAGCTACACGCGCGACTGA
- a CDS encoding SDR family oxidoreductase has translation MAEDQGGRVAVVTGAGNGLGAAFAKALGGSHRVVVNNRVHADRPHSAVAVVERIEAAGGSAIVEGSAVDREGAPEAIVAAALEAFGRLDTLVLNAGVSGPATKVGEGDTGLAEVMRINFFANVALVEAALPALRDSPAGRIVFVSSTGGLHGVRGRAAYSASKGALNAWALSLADELRRTAIRVNVIAPYAATNMTARPDRVPDKRLSPKGAADALVALCSPKWNRTGDIWVAGAGHVRPARALEGPVARVATLPEQADTLAGFERGTGFAGGEAAFADFYARVTQMEEQKA, from the coding sequence ATGGCTGAAGATCAGGGCGGCCGCGTCGCCGTCGTCACCGGAGCGGGAAATGGCCTCGGCGCCGCCTTTGCGAAGGCACTAGGCGGCAGTCACCGGGTCGTCGTGAATAATCGGGTGCATGCCGATCGGCCGCACAGCGCGGTGGCGGTGGTCGAGCGAATCGAGGCGGCGGGCGGGAGTGCTATTGTCGAGGGCAGCGCGGTCGACCGGGAGGGTGCGCCGGAAGCGATCGTCGCGGCCGCGCTGGAGGCTTTCGGCAGGCTCGACACCTTGGTCCTCAACGCCGGCGTCAGCGGGCCGGCGACGAAGGTAGGCGAGGGCGACACCGGCCTTGCCGAAGTCATGCGGATCAATTTCTTCGCCAATGTCGCGCTGGTCGAGGCGGCTCTCCCGGCGCTTCGCGACAGCCCGGCCGGGCGAATCGTTTTCGTGTCCTCGACCGGAGGGCTGCACGGGGTGCGCGGGCGCGCGGCCTATTCGGCATCCAAGGGGGCCTTGAATGCTTGGGCGCTGAGCCTCGCCGACGAGCTTCGCCGCACTGCGATCCGTGTCAACGTGATCGCGCCTTATGCGGCGACCAACATGACGGCGCGGCCGGACCGTGTGCCTGACAAGCGGCTGTCACCGAAGGGTGCAGCCGACGCACTGGTTGCCTTGTGCAGTCCCAAGTGGAACCGGACCGGCGACATCTGGGTGGCGGGCGCCGGCCATGTCCGGCCTGCGCGCGCGCTCGAAGGTCCGGTCGCGCGGGTCGCGACGCTGCCCGAACAGGCCGACACTTTGGCCGGGTTCGAACGAGGCACGGGTTTTGCCGGCGGGGAGGCGGCGTTTGCCGATTTCTACGCGCGCGTGACGCAAATGGAGGAGCAAAAGGCATGA
- a CDS encoding MFS transporter yields the protein MLSPEPPAATAQRNSLGAWLLLAALFVAYIVSFVDRMIIGLLVDSIKADLGISDTQVSLLQGLAFALFFTLAAIPLGRLIDRVHRPRAVSAGIALWSAMTVACGFATSFAGLFVARMGVGVGEAVLSPAAYSMISDSFDRRRLGLAMGVFGLGSAIGAGLAFMIGGAVVSLVAGADSVSMPLIGEVRPWQFAFIVAGLPGFLISLLFLLIRDPSHAMGARAPASSVREVREHLRRNAGFFWSVFLGVAAVNLSVLGTVNWLPAMLVRGGRLALANAGFLSGAMLIAGGLIGMIGFGALMDRLSGGTPASRMRFCGWSVSIAVLAAAAFPLVESLWLMAALFIAFFSAAAGVVSAAPSVLQQLSPSGMRATVAALYVFIINLVGIGFGPSVTAALGDALFPGGDGIRYAMAIVAPAGYAIGAALFFVAARHAARSTPEM from the coding sequence ATGCTCAGCCCCGAACCGCCAGCCGCCACCGCCCAGCGCAATTCGCTTGGCGCCTGGTTGCTGCTCGCCGCCCTGTTCGTCGCCTATATTGTCAGCTTCGTCGACCGGATGATCATCGGCCTGCTGGTCGATAGCATCAAGGCCGACCTCGGGATCAGTGATACGCAGGTCAGCCTGCTGCAGGGTCTGGCCTTCGCGTTGTTCTTCACGCTGGCGGCCATTCCGCTCGGCCGGCTGATCGACCGGGTCCACCGCCCGCGCGCGGTATCGGCGGGGATCGCGCTGTGGAGCGCGATGACGGTGGCATGCGGCTTTGCGACCAGCTTCGCCGGCTTGTTCGTCGCGCGGATGGGCGTCGGGGTCGGCGAGGCGGTGCTGTCGCCGGCCGCCTATTCGATGATCTCCGACAGTTTCGATCGCCGCCGCCTCGGCCTTGCCATGGGCGTGTTCGGTCTGGGGTCGGCGATCGGGGCGGGGCTGGCGTTCATGATCGGCGGGGCGGTGGTGTCACTGGTGGCGGGCGCCGACAGCGTTTCGATGCCGCTGATCGGCGAGGTGCGGCCGTGGCAATTCGCCTTTATCGTCGCGGGGCTTCCGGGCTTTCTCATCAGCCTGCTGTTCCTGCTGATCCGTGATCCCAGTCATGCCATGGGCGCCCGCGCGCCGGCGTCGAGCGTGCGTGAGGTGCGCGAGCATCTTCGCCGCAATGCCGGGTTCTTCTGGTCAGTGTTTCTTGGCGTGGCGGCGGTCAACCTGTCGGTGCTCGGCACCGTCAACTGGCTGCCCGCGATGCTGGTGCGCGGGGGTCGGCTGGCGCTGGCCAATGCGGGCTTCCTGTCGGGCGCGATGCTGATCGCGGGCGGGCTGATCGGCATGATCGGCTTCGGCGCGCTGATGGACCGGCTGAGCGGCGGCACGCCGGCCTCGCGGATGCGCTTCTGCGGCTGGTCGGTGTCGATCGCAGTGCTCGCTGCCGCGGCCTTTCCTTTGGTCGAATCCCTGTGGCTGATGGCGGCGCTGTTCATCGCCTTCTTCTCGGCCGCGGCCGGGGTGGTAAGCGCCGCGCCCTCGGTGCTCCAGCAACTCTCGCCCAGCGGGATGCGCGCCACCGTCGCCGCACTCTACGTCTTTATCATCAATCTCGTCGGAATCGGCTTCGGGCCCAGCGTCACGGCAGCACTGGGCGACGCCTTGTTCCCGGGCGGCGATGGCATCCGCTATGCGATGGCGATCGTCGCGCCCGCCGGATATGCGATTGGCGCCGCACTCTTTTTCGTCGCCGCGCGGCACGCCGCCCGCTCGACCCCGGAGATGTGA
- a CDS encoding helix-turn-helix domain-containing protein gives MNAPTLIRTCSVWRALEVVGDTPILLILEASWLGARKYDELRSRTGLLNALLSDRLKRLVAAGLMERQLYCERPPRYAYVMTPKGRDVYWTSLMMLRWEQKCGETRNKISVVLTHKTCGQQFAPEPACGSCGETIDATEVEWKEGPGVGLMAPLYSRRRQQRGSSAGATSLLDQAAQLMGDRWASLIMRSIFTGITRFEDIRLDTAMATNILTERLQWLQSVGVIRQRPDPSSPGRNEYRVTRKGVEYFPVLLMLLRWGDQYYVSPEGPPLLLTHKVCGNPLDPKVVCSECRKPLKPDEVDYKVIEQAPDVR, from the coding sequence ATGAACGCCCCGACCCTGATCCGAACCTGTTCCGTTTGGCGCGCCCTCGAAGTCGTCGGCGATACGCCGATTCTGCTGATCCTCGAAGCGAGCTGGCTCGGCGCGCGCAAATATGACGAACTGCGCAGCCGCACCGGCCTGTTGAACGCGCTGCTGTCGGACCGGCTGAAGCGGCTGGTCGCAGCGGGGCTGATGGAGCGGCAACTCTATTGCGAGCGGCCGCCGCGCTACGCTTATGTGATGACCCCGAAGGGGCGCGACGTTTACTGGACCTCGCTGATGATGCTCCGCTGGGAGCAGAAATGCGGCGAGACGCGCAACAAGATCAGTGTCGTGCTGACCCACAAGACCTGCGGCCAGCAGTTCGCGCCCGAGCCCGCCTGCGGCAGTTGCGGCGAGACGATCGACGCGACCGAGGTCGAATGGAAGGAAGGGCCGGGCGTCGGCCTGATGGCGCCGCTTTACAGCCGCCGCCGCCAGCAGCGCGGGTCGAGTGCGGGCGCGACCTCGCTGCTCGACCAGGCGGCGCAGCTGATGGGCGACCGCTGGGCGAGTCTGATCATGCGCTCGATCTTCACCGGGATCACCCGGTTCGAGGATATCCGCCTGGACACCGCCATGGCGACCAACATCCTGACCGAGCGATTGCAATGGCTGCAGTCGGTCGGGGTGATCCGCCAGCGGCCCGATCCGTCGTCGCCCGGGCGCAACGAATATCGAGTCACCCGCAAGGGCGTCGAATATTTCCCGGTGCTGCTGATGCTGCTGCGCTGGGGCGACCAATATTATGTCTCGCCCGAAGGCCCTCCGCTGCTGCTGACGCATAAAGTCTGCGGCAATCCGCTCGATCCCAAGGTGGTCTGTTCGGAATGCCGCAAGCCGCTGAAACCGGACGAGGTCGATTACAAGGTGATCGAGCAGGCGCCGGACGTCAGATAA